One genomic window of Solanum dulcamara chromosome 10, daSolDulc1.2, whole genome shotgun sequence includes the following:
- the LOC129871386 gene encoding uncharacterized protein LOC129871386 gives MSEEKSKPNSISSSDKDVKAPNVFERVKEKFEALLHGERHPHHHHKETHGLRKDINENTPISDVKAPNVFERAKEEIEALVQVIHPKKEDHCHASTSDDDNRTSGTMAELKTHNPDSLSENKAKVPTNQNERVEESTRTHFPGQKSPQRHHKETHGRSDDIDAKTPINEVKGPNIFERAKEEIEALFHSIHPKK, from the exons ATGTCtgaagaaaaatcaaaaccaaattcAATTTCATCATCAG ATAAAGATGTAAAGGCGCCTAATGTGTTTGAGAGagttaaagaaaaatttgaggcattgttGCATGGTGAAAGACACCCACATCACCATCACAAGGAAACTCACGGGTTGCGTAAGGATATTAATGAGAACACACCAATTAGTGATGTGAAAGCACCCAACGTGTTTGAGAGAGCAAAGGAGGAAATCGAGGCTCTTGTTCAAGTAATTCATCCAAAAAAGGAAGATCATTGTCATGCTTCAACTTCAGATGACGACAACAG GACTAGTGGTACAATGGCTGAGTTGAAGACACATAATCCCGATTCTCTTTCAG AAAACAAAGCAAAGGTGCCTACTAATCAAAACGAAAGGGTCGAGGAATCAACAAGAACACATTTCCCCGGACAAAAGTCTCCTCAACGTCATCACAAAGAAACTCACGGAAGGAGTGATGACATTGATGCTAAAACACCAATTAATGAAGTTAAAGGTCCAAATATATTCGAACGAGCCAAAGAAGAAATCGAGGCACTATTTCACTCAATTCATCCAAAGAAATAA